Proteins encoded within one genomic window of Bradyrhizobium sp. AZCC 1719:
- a CDS encoding class I SAM-dependent RNA methyltransferase, producing MAESERLVIDHVGHHGDGVAISGGGNIYVPYALGGETIEAGPVPGHHPDRRRLLKVETASVERVAPFCPHFGVCGGCAIQHWEAEPYRAWKRGLVVTTLSQAGIDCDVAALVDAHGAGRRRITLHGRIGTHGVLKVGYAAAGSHDIIPIDRCPILDPQLSGAIEAAWAIAEPLIAMGKPLDIQITATNSGLDLDVRGSGPVSSAMIARLSRIAEQHRLARLTRHGELVLMRTPPVISIGAAQVTLPPGSFLQATVAGEEQLAALVSDHCKRAKHIADLFCGVGPFALRLAAKSRVTGFDSDAGSVAALQKAATSTSGLKPVKAEARDLFRRPLMPQELRDYDTVVFDPPRQGAQAQVTQLAASKVPTVVAVSCNVPTFARDAKILIDGGYKIEGVIPVDQFRHTPHVELVARFRR from the coding sequence GTGGCTGAGAGCGAACGCCTCGTCATCGACCATGTCGGCCATCACGGCGACGGCGTCGCCATATCAGGCGGCGGCAACATCTATGTGCCGTACGCACTCGGCGGCGAAACGATAGAGGCCGGTCCGGTTCCCGGCCACCATCCTGACCGCCGGCGATTGCTCAAGGTCGAGACAGCGAGCGTCGAGCGCGTCGCACCGTTCTGCCCGCATTTCGGCGTCTGCGGCGGCTGCGCGATCCAGCACTGGGAAGCCGAGCCCTATCGCGCCTGGAAGCGCGGGTTGGTGGTGACGACGCTCTCGCAGGCTGGAATCGATTGCGACGTCGCAGCCCTCGTCGATGCCCATGGCGCGGGCCGCCGGCGCATCACCCTGCACGGCCGAATCGGAACGCATGGCGTGCTCAAGGTCGGCTATGCAGCGGCCGGTTCGCACGACATCATTCCGATCGACCGCTGCCCGATCCTCGATCCGCAATTGAGTGGCGCGATCGAGGCCGCCTGGGCCATCGCCGAGCCGTTGATCGCGATGGGCAAGCCGCTCGACATCCAGATCACCGCGACCAATAGCGGCCTCGACCTCGATGTGCGCGGCTCCGGGCCGGTATCTTCAGCCATGATCGCGCGGCTGTCGCGCATCGCCGAACAACACCGGCTCGCGCGGCTGACGCGCCATGGCGAACTGGTGCTGATGCGAACGCCGCCCGTGATCTCGATTGGCGCGGCGCAGGTCACGCTACCGCCCGGCTCGTTCCTGCAGGCCACGGTGGCGGGCGAGGAGCAGCTCGCCGCGCTGGTATCGGATCATTGCAAGCGCGCCAAACATATCGCCGATCTGTTCTGCGGCGTCGGCCCCTTCGCACTGCGGCTTGCGGCGAAGTCGCGTGTCACCGGTTTCGACAGCGACGCCGGCTCGGTAGCAGCCTTGCAGAAGGCCGCGACCTCCACCTCAGGGCTGAAGCCGGTCAAGGCCGAGGCACGCGACCTGTTCCGACGCCCGCTGATGCCGCAGGAGTTGCGCGACTACGACACGGTGGTGTTTGACCCTCCGCGGCAGGGCGCGCAAGCGCAGGTGACCCAGCTTGCGGCGAGCAAGGTGCCGACGGTGGTTGCCGTCTCATGCAACGTCCCGACCTTCGCGCGCGATGCGAAGATCTTGATCGACGGCGGCTATAAAATCGAAGGCGTCATACCGGTCGACCAGTTTCGCCACACGCCGCATGTGGAATTGGTGGCGCGGTTCAGGCGCTGA
- a CDS encoding nucleotidyltransferase domain-containing protein has translation MSHDPLLTRITPLLADVPGIAAIVLGGSRARGTAHDASDYDIGLYHADSADLDIDRLREVVKAIVDEPDAIRVTPVGEWGPWIVGGAWLVIGGRKVDLLYRSIEKVAETIEACRSGDIGMYYQPGHPHGFCSAIWMGEVAQCRPLHDPDGVIAALKASTSPYPRAMRDALIRRFQWEILFTIENAETALPRGDSTHIAGCAYRALACLGQVLFALNGQYLINEKSALTAAASFPVTIQSLTSRVADLWRLIGSGQHEAALQTLRSLEHDIREMSASSLA, from the coding sequence ATGTCACACGATCCGCTCCTCACGCGCATCACTCCCCTCCTCGCCGATGTCCCCGGCATTGCCGCCATCGTGCTCGGCGGATCGCGGGCGCGCGGAACGGCGCACGACGCATCCGACTATGATATCGGCCTCTACCATGCTGACAGCGCCGATTTGGATATCGACCGGCTCCGCGAGGTGGTGAAAGCCATCGTCGACGAGCCGGACGCCATACGCGTGACTCCCGTTGGCGAATGGGGGCCATGGATCGTGGGCGGCGCGTGGCTCGTGATCGGCGGACGCAAGGTCGACCTGCTCTACCGGAGCATCGAGAAAGTCGCGGAGACGATCGAAGCGTGCCGGAGCGGCGACATCGGCATGTATTACCAGCCCGGCCATCCGCACGGCTTTTGCTCCGCGATATGGATGGGCGAGGTCGCGCAGTGCCGTCCGCTGCACGATCCCGATGGAGTAATCGCAGCATTGAAGGCGAGCACGTCGCCCTACCCGCGCGCGATGCGCGATGCCCTGATCCGGCGCTTTCAATGGGAAATTTTGTTCACCATCGAGAATGCCGAGACCGCCCTGCCGCGCGGCGACAGCACGCATATTGCCGGCTGCGCCTACCGAGCCCTGGCTTGCCTGGGACAGGTTCTGTTTGCCCTCAACGGGCAATATCTCATCAACGAGAAAAGCGCGTTGACCGCGGCCGCCAGTTTTCCCGTGACGATTCAGAGCCTGACGAGCCGGGTCGCCGATCTCTGGCGATTGATCGGATCCGGACAGCACGAGGCGGCACTACAGACACTGCGTTCGCTGGAGCATGATATCAGGGAGATGTCGGCCTCTAGCCTCGCCTGA
- a CDS encoding DUF1194 domain-containing protein, with product MRWYVSIGVVLVAGMLAGGDVAGVAAPNPTNRASHQANAAARQLADKDANPTVDLELVLAVDVSYSMDMDELALQREGYAQAIVSKEFLQALKSGPNGRIAITYFEWAASTDQKIIIPWRVIDGPETADAVANEIVKTPIRRASRTSISGAINFALPLFDESPHRGLRRVIDISGDGPNNNGAPVLIARDAALEKGIVINGLPIMVKEPSYSTMDIDNLDFYYEDCVIGGPGSFVVTIKDRDKFKEAIRTKLLLEIAGRTPERPVVPAAGREPRVNCMIGEKIWQDRWGR from the coding sequence ATGCGCTGGTATGTCTCGATCGGGGTCGTGCTTGTAGCCGGTATGCTCGCTGGCGGCGACGTGGCAGGTGTTGCCGCGCCGAACCCAACGAACCGGGCGAGCCACCAGGCGAACGCCGCTGCCCGCCAACTGGCTGACAAGGACGCCAATCCGACCGTCGACCTGGAACTCGTCCTTGCCGTCGACGTCTCCTATTCGATGGACATGGATGAACTGGCGCTGCAGCGGGAAGGCTACGCGCAGGCGATCGTCTCCAAGGAGTTTTTGCAGGCGCTCAAGAGCGGGCCGAACGGCAGGATCGCGATCACCTATTTCGAGTGGGCGGCGTCAACCGACCAGAAGATCATCATCCCCTGGCGTGTGATCGACGGACCCGAGACGGCCGATGCCGTCGCCAACGAGATCGTCAAGACCCCGATCCGCCGGGCATCGCGCACTTCGATTTCGGGTGCGATCAATTTCGCCCTGCCGCTGTTCGACGAGAGCCCGCACCGCGGTTTGCGGCGGGTGATCGATATCTCGGGCGATGGCCCGAACAACAACGGCGCGCCGGTCCTCATCGCGCGCGATGCCGCGTTGGAAAAGGGCATCGTCATCAACGGCCTGCCAATCATGGTGAAGGAGCCGTCTTATTCCACCATGGATATCGACAATCTCGATTTCTATTACGAGGACTGCGTCATCGGCGGCCCCGGCTCGTTCGTGGTGACCATCAAGGACCGCGACAAGTTCAAGGAAGCGATCCGCACCAAGCTGCTGCTCGAGATCGCCGGCCGCACGCCCGAACGCCCGGTGGTACCTGCAGCGGGCAGGGAGCCGCGAGTCAATTGCATGATAGGCGAGAAGATCTGGCAGGACCGGTGGGGGCGGTAG
- a CDS encoding nucleoside 2-deoxyribosyltransferase: MKIYLAGPDVFLPDAIEIGRRKAAICAQYGLTGLYPLDNAVNLAAADASLSIFKGNEAMMDAADAIIANLTPFRGPSADAGTVYELGYMAGRGKLCLAYSNDPAIYVERVKRNYDVTKSATGQLIDGDGLTVEDFGLPDNLMMIHTLDLHGARLVTPRQRPQDIWHDLTSFEACVALAADRATGKSD; encoded by the coding sequence ATGAAGATCTATCTGGCAGGTCCCGATGTGTTCCTGCCGGACGCCATCGAGATCGGGCGCCGCAAAGCCGCGATCTGCGCCCAGTATGGGCTGACCGGCCTCTATCCACTCGATAACGCGGTTAACCTTGCCGCCGCCGACGCGTCGCTTTCGATCTTCAAGGGCAATGAAGCAATGATGGATGCGGCGGACGCGATCATTGCCAATCTTACGCCGTTTCGCGGCCCCAGTGCCGACGCCGGCACGGTCTATGAACTCGGCTACATGGCCGGTCGCGGCAAGCTCTGCCTGGCCTATAGCAACGACCCCGCAATCTATGTTGAGCGCGTAAAGCGGAACTACGATGTGACCAAATCCGCCACCGGCCAACTGATCGACGGCGACGGGCTGACAGTGGAAGATTTCGGCCTGCCCGACAATCTCATGATGATCCACACGCTCGATCTGCATGGTGCTAGACTGGTGACGCCGCGGCAGCGGCCGCAAGATATCTGGCACGATCTCACCTCGTTCGAGGCCTGCGTCGCTCTGGCGGCGGATCGCGCCACCGGCAAATCGGACTAA
- a CDS encoding TlyA family RNA methyltransferase: protein MADKSDSETSPRKRVDVLLVERGLFESRARARAAIDAGGVTADGRPVLKASETIAANAELSAQPAHPYVSRGGVKLAGALEQYPIEIEDHVCLDVGASTGGFTEVLLANGASLVFAIDVGRSQLHPSLQSHPRVVSMEETDIRQFEGKRLPARPDVVVIDVSFISLKAVLPVALSLAAAPMHLLALIKPQFEAERKHSKHGIIRNAMVHQAICDDISAFAASLGCTDIQVFPSSIKGGDGNIEFFMGARRG, encoded by the coding sequence TTGGCTGACAAAAGCGACAGCGAAACCTCTCCCCGCAAGCGCGTGGACGTGCTGCTGGTCGAGCGCGGCCTGTTCGAAAGCCGCGCCCGCGCACGCGCCGCGATCGACGCTGGTGGCGTGACGGCCGACGGCAGGCCCGTGCTGAAGGCGTCGGAGACGATCGCCGCCAATGCCGAATTGTCCGCCCAGCCCGCGCACCCTTACGTTTCGCGCGGCGGCGTCAAGCTTGCCGGCGCGCTGGAGCAGTATCCGATCGAGATCGAGGACCATGTCTGCCTCGACGTCGGCGCCTCCACCGGCGGCTTCACCGAGGTGTTGCTGGCGAACGGCGCGAGCCTCGTCTTCGCCATCGATGTCGGGCGCAGCCAGTTGCATCCCTCGCTGCAGAGCCATCCCAGAGTCGTGTCGATGGAAGAAACCGACATTCGCCAGTTCGAGGGCAAGCGCCTGCCCGCCCGGCCCGATGTCGTCGTTATCGACGTTAGCTTCATTTCCTTGAAGGCGGTGCTGCCGGTGGCGCTGTCGCTGGCCGCAGCCCCGATGCATCTGCTCGCGCTGATCAAGCCGCAGTTCGAGGCGGAACGAAAGCACTCCAAGCACGGCATCATCCGCAACGCGATGGTGCATCAGGCGATCTGCGACGACATCTCGGCGTTCGCCGCCTCGCTCGGCTGCACCGATATCCAGGTGTTTCCGTCGTCGATCAAAGGCGGCGACGGCAATATCGAGTTCTTCATGGGCGCGCGCCGTGGCTGA
- the dxs gene encoding 1-deoxy-D-xylulose-5-phosphate synthase, whose translation MQNWNIAVTTYSKTPLLDTIRTPEDLRKLKIEQVRQVADELRQETIDAVSVTGGHFGAGLGVVELTTAIHYIFDTPRDRLIWDVGHQAYPHKILTGRRDRIRTLRTGGGLSGFTKRTESDYDPFGAAHSSTSISAGLGMAVARDLAGGKNNVIAVIGDGAMSAGMAYEAMNNAGAMNSRLIVILNDNDMSIAPPVGAMSAYLSRLYSGKTYRSLREAAKQINKRLPKILANRANRVEEYSRGFMMDGGTLFEELGFYYVGPIDGHNLDHLLPVLKNVRDMETGPILVHVVTQKGKGYAPAEASADKYHAVVKFDVATGAQAKAKPNAPAYQNVFGQSLVKEAEKDDKIVAITAAMPSGTGVDIFNKSFPERTFDVGIAEQHAVTFAAGLATEGYKPFCAIYSTFLQRGYDQVVHDVAIQSLPVRFAIDRAGLVGADGATHAGSFDNAYLGCLPNFVIMAASDEAELVHMVATQVAINDRPSAVRYPRGEGRGVEMPEVGIPLEIGKGRIVRQGSKVALLSFGTRMAECEKAADELAAHGLSTTIADARFMKPLDVDLVLKLARDHEVLLTIEEGSIGGFGSHVMQTLAEHGMLDGGLRMRAMILPDEFIDHDSPNAMYAHAGLDAKGIVAKVFDALGKDYKTETVKLA comes from the coding sequence ATGCAAAATTGGAATATCGCTGTGACCACATATAGTAAAACGCCGCTTCTCGATACCATCCGCACGCCCGAGGATCTTCGCAAGCTCAAGATCGAGCAGGTGCGGCAGGTCGCGGACGAGCTCCGCCAGGAAACCATCGACGCCGTTTCGGTGACCGGCGGCCACTTCGGCGCCGGCCTCGGCGTCGTCGAACTGACCACCGCGATCCACTACATCTTCGACACGCCGCGCGACCGCCTGATCTGGGACGTCGGCCACCAGGCCTACCCGCACAAGATCCTGACCGGCCGCCGCGACCGCATCCGCACGCTGCGCACCGGCGGCGGCCTCTCCGGCTTCACCAAGCGCACCGAGAGCGATTACGACCCGTTCGGCGCCGCGCACTCCTCGACCTCGATCTCCGCCGGCCTCGGCATGGCCGTGGCGCGCGACCTCGCCGGCGGCAAGAATAACGTCATTGCCGTGATCGGCGACGGCGCTATGTCGGCCGGCATGGCCTATGAGGCCATGAACAATGCGGGCGCAATGAACTCGCGCCTGATCGTCATCCTCAACGACAACGACATGTCGATTGCGCCGCCGGTCGGCGCGATGAGCGCGTACCTGTCGCGGCTCTATTCCGGCAAGACCTACCGCTCGCTGCGCGAGGCGGCCAAGCAGATCAACAAGCGTCTGCCCAAGATCCTCGCCAACCGCGCCAACCGCGTCGAGGAATATTCCCGCGGCTTCATGATGGACGGCGGCACGCTGTTCGAGGAGCTCGGCTTCTATTACGTCGGCCCGATCGACGGCCATAACCTCGACCATCTGCTGCCTGTTTTGAAGAACGTCCGCGACATGGAAACCGGCCCGATCCTGGTCCACGTCGTGACGCAAAAGGGCAAGGGCTACGCCCCCGCAGAAGCTTCCGCCGACAAGTATCACGCCGTGGTCAAGTTCGACGTCGCCACCGGCGCGCAGGCCAAGGCCAAGCCGAATGCGCCGGCCTACCAGAACGTGTTCGGCCAGAGCTTGGTCAAGGAAGCCGAGAAGGACGACAAGATCGTCGCCATCACCGCCGCGATGCCGTCGGGTACCGGCGTCGACATCTTCAACAAGTCATTTCCGGAGCGCACCTTCGACGTCGGTATTGCCGAGCAGCATGCGGTGACGTTTGCGGCCGGGCTTGCCACCGAAGGCTACAAGCCGTTCTGCGCGATCTACTCGACCTTCCTGCAGCGCGGCTATGACCAGGTAGTCCATGACGTTGCGATCCAGAGCCTGCCGGTCCGCTTCGCGATCGACCGCGCCGGCCTGGTCGGCGCCGACGGCGCCACCCATGCCGGTTCGTTCGACAATGCCTATCTCGGCTGCCTGCCGAACTTCGTCATCATGGCGGCGTCCGACGAAGCCGAACTGGTGCACATGGTCGCGACGCAAGTCGCGATCAACGACCGGCCGAGCGCGGTGCGTTATCCGCGCGGCGAAGGCCGCGGCGTCGAAATGCCGGAAGTCGGTATTCCGCTCGAAATCGGCAAGGGCCGCATCGTCCGCCAGGGCAGCAAGGTCGCCCTGCTCTCGTTCGGTACGCGAATGGCCGAATGCGAGAAGGCCGCCGACGAACTCGCCGCCCACGGCCTGTCCACCACCATCGCCGACGCGCGCTTCATGAAGCCGCTCGACGTAGATCTGGTGCTGAAGTTGGCGCGCGACCACGAGGTGCTGCTCACCATCGAGGAAGGCTCGATCGGCGGCTTCGGCTCGCATGTCATGCAGACGCTGGCCGAACACGGCATGCTCGACGGCGGTTTAAGGATGCGTGCGATGATCCTGCCCGACGAGTTCATCGACCACGATTCGCCGAACGCGATGTATGCCCATGCCGGCCTCGACGCCAAGGGCATCGTCGCCAAGGTGTTCGACGCGCTCGGCAAGGACTACAAGACGGAAACCGTCAAGCTCGCCTGA